One Panicum virgatum strain AP13 chromosome 9K, P.virgatum_v5, whole genome shotgun sequence genomic region harbors:
- the LOC120652166 gene encoding metacaspase-1-like isoform X3 produces MSNFGGRPHGGHGTATIPCKYCRAPLSVIPGERAIQCAHCNCVTRIRRADRIPLPVMGPLTAPFQRARGKKRAVLVGITYAGGMRRGCGELRGPINDVKCMRNLLCQRFGFPAECIIMLTDDQKDPFRLPTKDNIRMAMQWLVQGCSYGDSLVFHFSGLGAQVPDEDGDEADGYDEAICPMDSFQKGPILDDEINEAMVRPLVHGAKLHAVVDACHSATVLDLPFLCHMSRSGNWQWEDHRPPSGACKGTSGGQAVLISGYSDGKSKFSVNPEACASVGAMTHSFIKAVECEPRGVTYGRLLTTMKAIMTNGGGSCDLQGPIGAPVRKVANFSGVQETNLSSSEMFDIYRKPFAL; encoded by the exons ATGAGTAACTTCGGTGGGCGGCCCCATGGCGGCCATGGGACGGCGACGATCCCGTGCAAGTACTGCCGGGCGCCGCTCAGCGTGATCCCCGGCGAGCGCGCCATCCAGTGCGCGCACTGCAACTGCGTGACGCGCATCCGGCGCGCCGACCGCATCCCGCTGCCGGTCATGGGGCCCCTGACGGCGCCGTTCCAGCGCGCCCGCGGCAAGAAGCGCGCCGTCCTGGTCGGCATCACCTACGCCGGCGGCATGCGCCGCGGCTGCGGCGAGCTCAGGGGCCCCATCAACGACGTCAAGTGCATGAGGAACCTCCTCTGCCAGCGCTTCGGCTTCCCCGCCGAGTGCATCATCATGCTCACTG ATGACCAGAAGGACCCGTTCAGGCTGCCGACCAAGGACAACATCCGGATGGCGATGCAGTGGCTGGTGCAGGGCTGCAGCTACGGCGACTCCCTGGTGTTCCACTTCTCCGGCCTGGGGGCGCAGGTCCCCGACGAGGACGGCGACGAGGCGGACGGCTACGACGAGGCCATCTGCCCGATGGACTCGTTCCAGAAGGGCCCCATCCTGGACGACGAGATCAACGAGGCCATGGTGCGCCCGCTCGTGCACGGCGCCAAGCTCCACGCCGTCGTCGACGCCTGCCACAGCGCCACCGTCCTCGACCTCCCCTTCCTGTGCCACATGTCCCGGAGCGGGAACTGGCAGTGGGAGGACCACCGCCCCCCGTCGGGCGCCTGCAAGGGAACCAGCGGCGGCCAGGCGGTGCTCATCAGCGGCTACAGCGACGGCAAGAGCAAGTTCAGCGTG AACCCGGAGGCCTGCGCTTCTGTGGGGGCCATGACGCACAGCTTCATCAAGGCGGTGGAGTGCGAGCCGCGCGGGGTCACCTACGGCCGCCTGCTCACCACCATGAAGGCCATCATGACCAACGGCGGCGGGAGCTGCGACCTGCAGGGCCCCATCGGCGCCCCAGTCCGCAAGGTCGCCAACTTCAGCGGCGTGCAG GAGACAAACCTGTCCTCTTCGGAGATGTTCGACATCTACCGCAAGCCCTTCGCGCTGTGA
- the LOC120652166 gene encoding metacaspase-1-like isoform X1, producing the protein MSNFGGRPHGGHGTATIPCKYCRAPLSVIPGERAIQCAHCNCVTRIRRADRIPLPVMGPLTAPFQRARGKKRAVLVGITYAGGMRRGCGELRGPINDVKCMRNLLCQRFGFPAECIIMLTDDQRDPFRLPTKDNIRMAMQWLVQGCSYGDSLVFHFSGIGAQVADDDGDEVDGYDEALCPMDAFQRGPILDDEINEAIVRPLVHGVRLHAVVDASYSATVLDLPFLCRVARNGYWQWEDQRPPSGAWKGTSGGQAVLFSGYSDGKSNFAVMPDAYGSVGAMTHSFVRAVECEPRGVTYGRLLTSMRTIMKCGGGGGYDDLQGPIGAPMQHHQVANFSGVQFFPSAVGMMLQEPNLSSSEMFDIYRKPFVL; encoded by the exons ATGAGTAACTTCGGTGGGCGGCCCCATGGCGGCCATGGGACGGCGACGATCCCGTGCAAGTACTGCCGGGCGCCGCTCAGCGTGATCCCCGGCGAGCGCGCCATCCAGTGCGCGCACTGCAACTGCGTGACGCGCATCCGGCGCGCCGACCGCATCCCGCTGCCGGTCATGGGGCCCCTGACGGCGCCGTTCCAGCGCGCCCGCGGCAAGAAGCGCGCCGTCCTGGTCGGCATCACCTACGCCGGCGGCATGCGCCGCGGCTGCGGCGAGCTCAGGGGCCCCATCAACGACGTCAAGTGCATGAGGAACCTCCTCTGCCAGCGCTTCGGCTTCCCCGCCGAGTGCATCATCATGCTCACTG ATGACCAGAGGGACCCGTTCAGGCTGCCGACCAAGGACAACATCCGGATGGCGATGCAGTGGCTGGTGCAGGGCTGCAGCTACGGCGACTCCCTGGTGTTCCACTTCTCCGGCATCGGCGCGCAGGtggccgacgacgacggcgacgaggtgGACGGGTACGACGAGGCCCTCTGCCCGATGGACGCCTTCCAGAGGGGCCCCATCCTGGACGACGAGATCAACGAGGCCATCGTGCGCCCGCTCGTGCACGGCGTCCGGCTCCACGCAGTCGTGGACGCCTCCTACAGCGCCACCGTCCTCGACCtccccttcctctgccgcgTCGCCCGGAACGGCTACTGGCAGTGGGAGGACCagcgccccccctcgggcgccTGGAAGGGCACCAGCGGCGGCCAGGCCGTGCTCTTCAGCGGCTACAGCGACGGCAAGAGCAACTTCGCCGTG ATGCCGGACGCCTACGGATCCGTCGGGGCCATGACGCACAGCTTCGTCCGGGCGGTGGAGTGCGAGCCGCGCGGGGTCACATACGGCCGCCTGCTCACCTCCATGAGGACCATCAtgaagtgcggcggcggcgggggctacGACGACCTGCAGGGACCCATCGGCGCGCCGATGCAACACCACCAGGTCGCCAACTTCAGCGGCGTGCAG TTTTTCCCTTCTGCCGTTGGTATGATGCTGCAGGAGCCTAACCTGTCGTCTTCGGAGATGTTCGACATCTACCGCAAGCCCTTCGTCCTGTGA
- the LOC120652166 gene encoding metacaspase-1-like isoform X2 — MSNFGGRPHGGHGTATIPCKYCRAPLSVIPGERAIQCAHCNCVTRIRRADRIPLPVMGPLTAPFQRARGKKRAVLVGITYAGGMRRGCGELRGPINDVKCMRNLLCQRFGFPAECIIMLTDDQRDPFRLPTKDNIRMAMQWLVQGCSYGDSLVFHFSGIGAQVADDDGDEVDGYDEALCPMDAFQRGPILDDEINEAIVRPLVHGVRLHAVVDASYSATVLDLPFLCRVARNGYWQWEDQRPPSGAWKGTSGGQAVLFSGYSDGKSNFAVMPDAYGSVGAMTHSFVRAVECEPRGVTYGRLLTSMRTIMKCGGGGGYDDLQGPIGAPMQHHQVANFSGVQEPNLSSSEMFDIYRKPFVL, encoded by the exons ATGAGTAACTTCGGTGGGCGGCCCCATGGCGGCCATGGGACGGCGACGATCCCGTGCAAGTACTGCCGGGCGCCGCTCAGCGTGATCCCCGGCGAGCGCGCCATCCAGTGCGCGCACTGCAACTGCGTGACGCGCATCCGGCGCGCCGACCGCATCCCGCTGCCGGTCATGGGGCCCCTGACGGCGCCGTTCCAGCGCGCCCGCGGCAAGAAGCGCGCCGTCCTGGTCGGCATCACCTACGCCGGCGGCATGCGCCGCGGCTGCGGCGAGCTCAGGGGCCCCATCAACGACGTCAAGTGCATGAGGAACCTCCTCTGCCAGCGCTTCGGCTTCCCCGCCGAGTGCATCATCATGCTCACTG ATGACCAGAGGGACCCGTTCAGGCTGCCGACCAAGGACAACATCCGGATGGCGATGCAGTGGCTGGTGCAGGGCTGCAGCTACGGCGACTCCCTGGTGTTCCACTTCTCCGGCATCGGCGCGCAGGtggccgacgacgacggcgacgaggtgGACGGGTACGACGAGGCCCTCTGCCCGATGGACGCCTTCCAGAGGGGCCCCATCCTGGACGACGAGATCAACGAGGCCATCGTGCGCCCGCTCGTGCACGGCGTCCGGCTCCACGCAGTCGTGGACGCCTCCTACAGCGCCACCGTCCTCGACCtccccttcctctgccgcgTCGCCCGGAACGGCTACTGGCAGTGGGAGGACCagcgccccccctcgggcgccTGGAAGGGCACCAGCGGCGGCCAGGCCGTGCTCTTCAGCGGCTACAGCGACGGCAAGAGCAACTTCGCCGTG ATGCCGGACGCCTACGGATCCGTCGGGGCCATGACGCACAGCTTCGTCCGGGCGGTGGAGTGCGAGCCGCGCGGGGTCACATACGGCCGCCTGCTCACCTCCATGAGGACCATCAtgaagtgcggcggcggcgggggctacGACGACCTGCAGGGACCCATCGGCGCGCCGATGCAACACCACCAGGTCGCCAACTTCAGCGGCGTGCAG GAGCCTAACCTGTCGTCTTCGGAGATGTTCGACATCTACCGCAAGCCCTTCGTCCTGTGA
- the LOC120652166 gene encoding metacaspase-1-like isoform X4, with translation MNCGGRSPATIRCKYCSACLTVAPGERAIQCAQCCGVTRIRRSMRLPLPAAPPAAAFPCTRGKKRAVLVGITYAGTRRGCGELRGPINDVKCMRQLLCQRFCFPSDCIIMLTDDQKDPFRLPTKDNIRMAMQWLVQGCSYGDSLVFHFSGLGAQVPDEDGDEADGYDEAICPMDSFQKGPILDDEINEAMVRPLVHGAKLHAVVDACHSATVLDLPFLCHMSRSGNWQWEDHRPPSGACKGTSGGQAVLISGYSDGKSKFSVNPEACASVGAMTHSFIKAVECEPRGVTYGRLLTTMKAIMTNGGGSCDLQGPIGAPVRKVANFSGVQETNLSSSEMFDIYRKPFAL, from the exons ATGAACTGCGGTGGAAGGTCCCCGGCGACGATCCGCTGCAAGTACTGCAGCGCGTGCCTCACCGTGGCCCCCGGCGAGCGCGCCATCCAGTGCGCGCAATGCTGCGGCGTGACGCGCATCCGGCGCTCCATGCGGCTCCcgctgccggcggcgccgccggcggccgccttcCCGTGCACCCGCGGCAAGAAGCGCGCCGTCCTGGTCGGCATCACCTACGCCGGCACGCGCCGCGGCTGCGGCGAGCTGAGGGGCCCCATCAACGACGTCAAGTGCATGAGGCAGCTCCTCTGCCAGCGCTTCTGCTTCCCCAGCGACTGCATCATCATGCTCACCG ATGACCAGAAGGACCCGTTCAGGCTGCCGACCAAGGACAACATCCGGATGGCGATGCAGTGGCTGGTGCAGGGCTGCAGCTACGGCGACTCCCTGGTGTTCCACTTCTCCGGCCTGGGGGCGCAGGTCCCCGACGAGGACGGCGACGAGGCGGACGGCTACGACGAGGCCATCTGCCCGATGGACTCGTTCCAGAAGGGCCCCATCCTGGACGACGAGATCAACGAGGCCATGGTGCGCCCGCTCGTGCACGGCGCCAAGCTCCACGCCGTCGTCGACGCCTGCCACAGCGCCACCGTCCTCGACCTCCCCTTCCTGTGCCACATGTCCCGGAGCGGGAACTGGCAGTGGGAGGACCACCGCCCCCCGTCGGGCGCCTGCAAGGGAACCAGCGGCGGCCAGGCGGTGCTCATCAGCGGCTACAGCGACGGCAAGAGCAAGTTCAGCGTG AACCCGGAGGCCTGCGCTTCTGTGGGGGCCATGACGCACAGCTTCATCAAGGCGGTGGAGTGCGAGCCGCGCGGGGTCACCTACGGCCGCCTGCTCACCACCATGAAGGCCATCATGACCAACGGCGGCGGGAGCTGCGACCTGCAGGGCCCCATCGGCGCCCCAGTCCGCAAGGTCGCCAACTTCAGCGGCGTGCAG GAGACAAACCTGTCCTCTTCGGAGATGTTCGACATCTACCGCAAGCCCTTCGCGCTGTGA
- the LOC120652168 gene encoding 2-hydroxy-6-oxononadienedioate/2-hydroxy-6-oxononatrienedioate hydrolase-like, with protein sequence MAAIPAEAPAPGLPPPPPMEHPRRRRPCALFSFAAARDRFLRHRFFSAGLRPFSVRLPSPAGTSTVVHLWAPPRSARRPVLLLHGFGASATWQWAPYLRSLLAAGLDPIVPDLLFFGASSSTLPERSETFQARTIKAAMDGMGVRRFAVVGVSYGGFVGYRMAAMYPEAVERVVLVSSGVCLEEQDLAEGLFPVADVGEAAELLVPRRPAEVRRLVKLTFVRPPPVMPSYFLKDYINVMGSDHIQEKTELLYSLINERKLSDLPKIRQPTLIIWGEQDRVFPMELAHRLERHLGDNSRLVVVKNAGHAANIEKSKEVCKIIVDYFQEPADSSVSMGGRTSDGGKSQF encoded by the exons ATGGCTGCGATCCCAGCtgaggcgccggcgccggggctgccacctcctcctcccatggagcatccgcggcggcggcgaccgtgcGCCCTCTTCAGCTTCGCGGCCGCGCGCGACCGCTTCCTCCGGCACCGCTTCTTCTCCGCGGGCCTGCGCCCCTTCTCCgtccgcctcccctccccggccGGCACCAGCACCGTCGTCCACCTCTGGGCGCCCCCGCGCTCGGCGCGGCGCcccgtgctcctcctccacggctTCGGCGCCTCCGCCACCTGGCAGTGGGCCCCCTACCTCcgcagcctcctcgccgccggcctcgaccCCATCGTCCCGGACCTCCTCTTCTTCGGCGCCTCCTCGTCCACGCTCCCGGAGCGCTCCGAGACCTTCCAGGCCAGGACCATCAAGGCCGCCATGGACGGCATGGGCGTCCGGCGGTTCGCGGTGGTCGGCGTCAGCTACGGCGGCTTCGTCGGGTACCGGATGGCGGCCATGTACCCGGAGGCCGTGGAGCGGGTGGTGCTGGTGTCCTCGGGGGTGTGCCTGGAGGAGCAAGACCTCGCCGAGGGTCTGTTCCCCGTCGCCGACGTCGGGGAGGCGGCCGAGCTGCTCGTGCCCCGGAGACCGGCGGAGGTGCGGCGGCTCGTCAAGCTCACCTTCGTCCGGCCGCCGCCCGTCATGCCTTCCTACTTCCTCAAGGACTACATCAAC GTGATGGGCTCAGATCATATTCAGGAGAAGACGGAGCTTCTGTATTCTCTCATCAACGAGAGGAAACTATCAGATCTTCCGAAGATAAGACAG CCAACGTTGATCATCTGGGGGGAGCAGGATCGGGTTTTTCCGATGGAGCTGGCGCATAGGTTGGAGAG GCATCTCGGGGATAATTCTAGATTAGTAGTGGTAAAGAACGCTGGGCACGCGGCCAATATAGAGAAGTCCAAAGAGGTGTGCAAGATCATCGTCGACTATTTCCAGGAACCGGCCGATTCAAGTGTTTCAATGGGAGGCAG GACATCTGATGGCGGGAAGTCTCAGTTCTGA